One Rhodocyclaceae bacterium genomic region harbors:
- the recJ gene encoding single-stranded-DNA-specific exonuclease RecJ — translation MPELLTRSVPADARAALEQAGIAPVLARVFAARGLRAADELSDDFARLLTPERLSCCEAAASALADAIGRNERLLIVADYDCDGATACAVGIRALRAFGARVDFLVPNRFEYGYGLTPEIVDLAHQRRPDWLITVDNGIASVEGVDRARALGMRVLVTDHHLPGSQLPAAEVIVNPNQPGCGFPSKHLAGVGVMFYVMLALRAELRRRGRLPGGSGPNLAQWLDLVALGTVADVVRLDANNRILVAQGLKRIRAGRTVPGIAALLRVAGRAIERCTTYDLGFVAGPRLNAAGRLQDMSLGIECLVTDDVARAGAIAGQLDQLNRQRREIEATMREQALAAIDVDAAGDGWSVALFDPAWHQGVIGIVAARLKDRLHRPAFCFARGDGGMLKGSGRSIAALHLRDALDLVAKREPGLLVAFGGHAAAAGLSLREPDLPRFSETLEAVVRSLLTPADLSRVIETDGSLDGETLDLDLARSMDESVWGPGFPRPEFMDRFEVTAQKVVGEAHSKLELRGGCGRFAAIRFNSIEHLPSRIEAVYRVDMNSWQGLQSVQLTIEHWRDAGDPSSAWR, via the coding sequence ATGCCTGAACTGCTGACCCGCTCCGTGCCGGCCGACGCCCGTGCCGCCCTCGAACAGGCCGGCATCGCGCCGGTACTTGCGCGGGTATTCGCCGCGCGCGGGCTGCGTGCCGCGGACGAGTTGTCCGATGACTTTGCACGTCTGCTGACGCCCGAGCGGCTATCGTGCTGCGAGGCCGCCGCGTCGGCACTGGCCGATGCGATCGGGCGCAACGAACGCCTGCTGATCGTCGCGGACTACGACTGCGACGGCGCCACCGCCTGCGCGGTCGGCATCCGTGCGTTGCGCGCGTTCGGCGCCCGCGTCGACTTTCTCGTCCCGAACCGGTTCGAGTACGGCTACGGCCTGACGCCTGAGATCGTCGACCTCGCACATCAGCGCCGTCCGGACTGGCTCATCACCGTGGACAACGGTATCGCCAGCGTCGAGGGCGTGGACCGCGCGCGCGCGCTCGGCATGCGCGTGCTCGTGACCGACCACCACCTGCCCGGCAGCCAGTTGCCGGCCGCGGAGGTGATCGTCAATCCCAACCAGCCGGGCTGCGGCTTCCCGAGCAAGCACCTCGCCGGTGTCGGGGTGATGTTCTACGTGATGCTTGCGCTGCGCGCCGAACTGCGTCGGCGCGGCCGGCTGCCAGGCGGTAGCGGGCCGAACCTGGCCCAGTGGCTGGACCTGGTGGCGCTGGGTACGGTCGCCGACGTGGTACGGCTCGATGCGAACAACCGCATCCTGGTGGCGCAGGGACTGAAGCGGATCCGTGCCGGGCGCACGGTACCTGGCATCGCAGCGCTGCTGCGAGTCGCAGGCCGTGCGATCGAGCGCTGCACGACGTACGACCTCGGGTTCGTCGCGGGTCCGCGCCTGAACGCGGCAGGCCGTCTGCAGGACATGTCGCTCGGCATCGAATGCCTGGTGACCGACGACGTCGCCCGTGCCGGCGCCATCGCGGGCCAGCTTGACCAGCTGAACCGCCAGCGCCGCGAGATCGAAGCCACGATGCGCGAGCAGGCACTGGCGGCAATCGACGTCGATGCGGCCGGCGACGGATGGTCCGTCGCGCTGTTCGACCCGGCCTGGCACCAGGGCGTGATCGGAATCGTCGCGGCGCGCCTCAAGGACAGGCTGCACCGGCCGGCGTTCTGCTTCGCCCGCGGCGACGGCGGCATGCTGAAGGGTTCGGGACGTTCGATCGCAGCGTTGCACCTGCGCGATGCGCTCGACCTGGTTGCCAAGCGCGAACCCGGCCTGCTGGTGGCCTTCGGCGGCCATGCGGCGGCGGCCGGCCTGAGCCTGCGCGAACCTGACCTGCCCCGGTTCAGCGAAACGCTGGAAGCCGTAGTGCGCTCGCTGCTCACGCCGGCCGACCTTTCGCGCGTGATCGAGACCGACGGCAGCCTCGATGGCGAGACCCTCGACCTCGACCTGGCCCGCTCGATGGACGAAAGCGTCTGGGGCCCCGGCTTTCCGCGCCCGGAATTCATGGACCGCTTCGAGGTCACGGCGCAGAAGGTCGTGGGCGAGGCGCATTCGAAGCTGGAGCTGCGCGGCGGCTGCGGGCGCTTCGCGGCCATCCGGTTCAACTCGATAGAACACCTGCCATCGCGCATCGAGGCGGTGTACCGCGTGGACATGAACAGCTGGCAGGGACTGCAGAGCGTGCAACTCACGATCGAGCACTGGCGCGACGCCGGCGATCCGTCTTCGGCCTGGCGCTGA
- the prfB gene encoding peptide chain release factor 2 (programmed frameshift), with protein MEAERLNSLSDSLAGFGRRTDELRRYLDFDTKLTRLKEVSRDLEDPSVWADTKRAQELGRERKQLEDIVTRMQDTEQMIADTRELFEMARSEDDTGTLEQLAGDIEQIEKAIARMEFERMFDDPLDPANCFIDIQAGTGGTEAQDWAQMLERMYLRFCERRDFKVELLEESSGDVAGIKSASIKVSGPYAYGTLRTEAGVHRLVRKSPFDSNARRHTSFASVFIYPEVDDSIEVTINPADLRVDTFRASGAGGQHINKTDSAIRITHLPTNIVVQCQSDRSQHRNRAEAMAMLKSRLYELELRKRNEEKQAMEESKTDIAWGHQIRSYVLDQSRIKDLRTNHEVGDTQRVLDGDLDDFINASLKQGV; from the exons ATGGAAGCTGAACGCCTGAATTCGCTCTCCGACAGCCTGGCCGGTTTCGGCCGGCGTACGGACGAGCTGCGGAGGTATCTT GACTTCGATACCAAGCTCACCCGCCTGAAGGAGGTCAGCCGCGACCTGGAAGACCCCTCGGTCTGGGCCGACACCAAGCGCGCACAGGAACTGGGGCGCGAGCGCAAGCAGCTCGAGGATATCGTCACCCGGATGCAGGACACCGAACAGATGATCGCGGACACGCGGGAACTGTTCGAGATGGCGCGCAGCGAAGACGATACCGGCACGCTCGAACAGCTCGCCGGGGATATCGAACAGATCGAGAAGGCCATCGCCCGGATGGAGTTCGAGCGGATGTTCGACGATCCGCTCGATCCCGCCAACTGTTTCATCGACATTCAGGCCGGCACCGGCGGCACCGAGGCGCAGGATTGGGCGCAGATGCTCGAGCGCATGTACCTGCGATTCTGCGAGCGGCGCGACTTCAAGGTCGAACTGCTGGAAGAATCGAGCGGTGACGTTGCCGGGATCAAGAGCGCGTCGATCAAGGTCAGCGGCCCCTATGCCTATGGCACGCTGCGTACCGAGGCCGGCGTGCATCGGCTGGTGCGCAAGTCGCCGTTCGACTCGAACGCGCGCCGGCATACGTCTTTCGCGAGCGTGTTCATCTATCCCGAGGTGGATGATTCGATCGAAGTGACGATCAATCCCGCCGACCTGCGTGTCGACACGTTCCGCGCATCGGGCGCGGGTGGCCAGCACATCAACAAGACCGACTCCGCGATCCGTATCACCCACCTGCCGACGAACATCGTCGTGCAGTGCCAGAGCGACCGCTCTCAGCACCGTAATCGGGCCGAGGCGATGGCGATGCTCAAGTCGCGTCTGTACGAGCTCGAACTGCGCAAGCGGAACGAGGAGAAGCAGGCGATGGAGGAGTCGAAGACCGACATCGCCTGGGGCCACCAGATCCGCTCCTATGTGCTCGACCAGTCGCGCATCAAGGACCTTCGCACCAACCACGAGGTTGGCGACACCCAGCGCGTGCTGGACGGCGACCTCGACGACTTCATCAACGCCAGCCTCAAGCAGGGTGTGTAA